The following are from one region of the Stanieria sp. NIES-3757 genome:
- a CDS encoding alpha/beta hydrolase fold protein gives MASLTTSDFANTTKIWNWRGYPITYQSYGETGAAVVLVHGFGASCGHWRKNLPVLGQTCRCYALDLIGFGGSAKPTPGVGIEYTFETWGQQVADFCREVVGSPAFLVGNSIGCIVVMQTGVDYPALVLGIAAINCSLRLLHDRKRITLPWYRNLGASFVQQLLSNKTIGNLFFAQIAKPKVVRKILLQAYRRSEAVTDELIEMLMKPATEVGAADVFCAFTRYSQGPLAEDLLPRLNCPTILLWGSEDPWEPITLGRELANVPAVEQFIPLEGLGHCPQDEAPEVVNPILQDWIRQQWERKLRLTKNN, from the coding sequence ATGGCTTCTTTAACAACTAGCGATTTTGCTAACACCACTAAAATCTGGAATTGGCGTGGTTATCCAATTACCTATCAAAGCTATGGTGAAACTGGTGCTGCGGTAGTATTAGTTCATGGTTTTGGTGCTTCTTGTGGTCATTGGCGGAAAAATTTGCCAGTCTTGGGACAAACTTGCCGTTGTTATGCTTTGGATTTAATTGGTTTTGGTGGTTCAGCTAAACCTACTCCAGGAGTCGGAATCGAATATACTTTTGAAACCTGGGGACAACAAGTAGCAGATTTTTGTCGTGAAGTAGTGGGAAGTCCAGCTTTTTTGGTTGGTAATTCGATTGGTTGTATTGTAGTCATGCAAACTGGGGTTGATTATCCAGCTCTAGTATTAGGAATTGCAGCGATTAATTGTTCTTTAAGACTTCTTCATGATCGCAAGAGAATAACCTTACCTTGGTATCGTAATCTTGGTGCATCTTTTGTCCAACAATTGTTGAGTAACAAAACTATCGGTAATTTATTTTTTGCTCAAATCGCCAAACCAAAAGTAGTCAGAAAGATTCTCTTACAAGCTTATCGTCGTTCGGAAGCAGTGACAGATGAATTAATTGAGATGCTGATGAAACCTGCAACAGAAGTAGGTGCAGCCGATGTTTTTTGTGCTTTTACTCGTTATTCTCAAGGACCTTTAGCAGAAGATTTGTTACCTCGTCTTAATTGTCCCACTATTCTGCTTTGGGGAAGCGAAGACCCTTGGGAACCAATTACTTTAGGTAGAGAATTGGCTAATGTCCCTGCGGTAGAACAATTTATTCCCCTAGAAGGTTTAGGACATTGTC